In Brienomyrus brachyistius isolate T26 chromosome 19, BBRACH_0.4, whole genome shotgun sequence, one DNA window encodes the following:
- the LOC125714607 gene encoding prospero homeobox protein 1-like: MSPLAQAQRLPAANRNISVISNSMDSSSDTYLRKDKPGILHSCFHGKMYKDPLTSYSNSSIISQLLRKTIKNKKALKESFLYLPATALPSSYTADSSQENWSCSSFKEGMSLTKQPSMAAGSEDDPPHDEHHQAKRARVENIIRGMGASPKARPHHEWEISGTSVKESREEKWMEMSHTLEGGCKSRRSSSIKDEERHSLRQQLQTMQRLLKHLQERFLQIDNLSETQEEDGVEEVLPNIMYCHNTLLKKEFLEWPDCSRQVDPDSEFEGKTRHVRMSQKQTVPKDHIQIMHNNKDQELLEVLKHELSRAVSRSVDLVFKNVSSAISNQHPRLLAGLDCNSELSGSSEPSLGADVITAQSAEFYKGADMQKPEDQTEALPLVIRKSHSGRPCSMDQVWKQPHDMTQLPLQFKQSVTFQNEILENLLKYGPHDDLRVPLQKILPTDTSSPQILDLPWLSPKACSKLSSSHTDTEATETQAASLGQERMEAACFSQVKLEHGNLQGMVERNPNLSLNIQEGLTPNHLKKAKLMFFYTRYPSSSALKSFFPDVKFNRCITSQLIKWFSNFREFYYIQMEKFARQAILDGSGSTRDLSVTRDSELFRALNTHYNKANDFQVPERFLEVAEVTLKEFFNAILQAKDTDPSWKKAIYKVICKLDGDVPDYFKSLACS, translated from the exons ATGTCACCGCTGGCGCAGGCGCAGCGTCTCCCGGCCGCAAACAG GAACATTAGTGTGATCAGCAACAGCATGGATTCTTCCAGTGATACTTACCTGAGGAAGGACAAACCAGGCATTCTCCATTCTTGCTTTCATGGAAAAATGTATAAGGACCCTCTGACATCCTATTCAAATAGCTCCATTATCTCCCAGCTCCTGCGGAAGACTATCAAAAACAAGAAGGCTCTGAAGGAAAGCTTCCTATACCTACCTGCGACTGCTCTGCCCAGCTCCTACACTGCAGACTCCAGCCAAGAGAACTGGAGCTGTAGTTCCTTCAAGGAGGGTATGTCTCTGACGAAGCAACCTTCCATGGCAGCGGGTTCTGAAGATGACCCACCACACGATGAGCACCACCAGGCCAAACGTGCAAGAGTAGAGAATATAATCCGAGGAATGGGAGCATCACCCAAGGCACGACCACACCACGAGTGGGAGATATCGGGCACCAGCGTCAAGGAGTCTAGGGAAGAAAAGTGGATGGAAATGTCACATACTTTGGAAGGGGGCTGTAAGTCTAGAAGAAGCAGCAGCATTAAGGATGAGGAACGTCACAGTCTTAGGCAGCAGTTACAGACCATGCAGAGGCTCCTCAAGCATCTCCAAGAGAGGTTCCTCCAAATTGACAATCTAAGTGAAACTCAGGAGGAGGACGGGGTGGAAGAGGTTCTTCCGAACATCATGTACTGTCATAACACCTTGTTGAAGAAAGAGTTTTTGGAATGGCCAGACTGTTCACGCCAGGTGGACCCAGACAGTGAGTTTGAAGGGAAAACCAGGCATGTCAGAATGAGCCAAAAACAGACAGTGCCGAAGGACCACATTCAGATCATGCACAATAACAAGGACCAGGAGCTGTTAGAGGTGCTTAAACATGAGCTATCAAGGGCTGTAAGCAGAAGTGTTGATTTAGTTTTTAAAAACGTCTCCTCTGCAATATCTAACCAACACCCACGACTGCTTGCGGGCTTAGATTGCAACTCTGAGCTTAGTGGTTCCTCAGAACCATCACTTGGAGCAGATGTGATTACAGCGCAGTCAGCGGAGTTTTACAAGGGGGCAGACATGCAAAAACCAGAAGATCAAACTGAAGCACTGCCTCTAGTCATTCGCAAGTCACATTCTGGCCGGCCATGTTCTATGGACCAGGTTTGGAAACAGCCCCATGACATGACACAGTTGCCACTGCAATTCAAacaaagtgtcacttttcaGAATGAGATTCTGGAAAACCTCCTCAAATATGGGCCCCATGATGACCTCAGAGTTCCCCTCCAAAAGATTCTGCCCACAGACACGTCCTCTCCGCAAATTCTGGACTTACCCTGGCTTTCCCCCAAAGCATGTTCCAAACTGAGCTCCAGTCACACAGACACTGAAGCCACGGAGACCCAAGCAGCATCTCTGGGGCAGGAGAGGATGGAGGCTGCCTGCTTCTCTCAGGTGAAGTTGGAGCATGGAAATCTGCAGGGCATGGTGGAGAGGAACCCAAATCTGTCACTCAAC ATTCAGGAAGGTCTAACCCCCAACCATTTGAAGAAGGCAAAGTTAATGTTCTTCTACACTCGCTACCCCAGCTCCAGTGCGTTGAAATCTTTCTTCCCTGATGTGAAG TTTAACCGCTGCATTACCTCCCAGCTCATCAAGTGGTTTAGCAATTTCCGTGAATTCTACTACATCCAAATGGAGAAGTTTGCCCGCCAGGCCATCCTGGACGGGTCTGGCAGCACGAGGGACCTGTCTGTCACCCGGGACTCCGAGCTGTTCCGAGCCCTCAATACACACTACAATAAAGCCAACGACTTCCAG GTTCCTGAGAGATTTCTAGAAGTTGCTGAAGTCACACTGAAAGAATTTTTCAATGCCATTTTGCAGGCTAAAGATACAGACCCTTCATGGAAGAAAGCGATCTACAAAGTCATCTGCAAACTGGATGGAGATGTGCCGGATTATTTTAAATCACTCGCCTGCTCTTAG